From Solibaculum mannosilyticum:
GCATCATGAACCATGTGTTTGACGGATATGAACCGTACAAAGGGGATATTATACAGCGCCAGCAGGGTTCCCTGGTCGCCCATGAGACCGGTGAAGCCACAGGCTATGGCCTTTGGAATGCCCAGGAGCGTGGGACCTTGTTTGTCGGACCGGGCACAGAGGTATACGAAGGTATGATTGTGGGACGTTCTCCCCGCAATGAAGACATTGTAGTAAATGTGTGCAAGAAAAAGCACGTCACCAACACCCGTGCCTCTGGTTCGGACGAAGCCCTCAAATTGACCCCTCCCACCATTCTCAGCCTGGAGCAGTCGCTGGAGTTTATCACCGACGACGAATTGGTGGAGGTCACTCCCAAGAGCATCCGTATGCGCAAATCCATCTTAAGCAAGGAATTGCGCATGAAGAAGGCCGCAAAGAAGTAAGGGAATCCATTGGATGGATCGTCAATTAGGAAATCAAAAAGGCCGGAGCCCTAGGGCAACGGCCTTTTCGTTATGAGAAAGGAGACGAAAAAGGAAAGTGGAAAATGTATTGGAAGCGCGTTGGATTCGGCCGGGCGGACAAGTGGACGATGCTTTGGCCATCCGTTTTGAAGTTTTTTGTGATGAACAAGGATACGGCCGGGATGAGGAAGTGGATTCGCTTGATGCATGCAGCTGGCATGTGGTATTGTACGACAAGGAAGGAATCCCGTCGGCGACCGGCCGGGTCATCGATGAGGGCAATGGGATTTTTTCCATCGGCCGGGTCTGTGTAGCAAAGAGACTGCGGGGGATGCAGGCCGGCCGGAAATTGATGGAACTCCTAATGGATAAGTGCTGGGATCTGGGAGCTGGAAGCATCCAGCTCAGCGCTCAGGTAAGGGCGCAGGGATTTTATGAGCGTTTGGGATTTGTGGCTGGCGGGGCGGTCTATATGGACGGCCATGTTCCACACATCCACATGACCCGGGCAAGGCCCATGGCCGATTCGCGCCCTGAGCGGGGATAAGGAAGAGGAAAGGTGTCCCGCGAGGCCCGGGCAAGGCCCATGGCCAATCCGCGCTCTGAGCGGGGGATAAGGAAAAAAAGAATATCCCACGAGGGAGAATAGTTATTTTGGACTACGGTTCCGACAGATGGTGTTTGCCAGGATCACTGTTATGACAGCCACTACTATAACGATAACACAAAAGATGCTTGCTACATGCTTTGTTACCGGTTCCCCAGTCAGACAGAAGATGATGAGAACCAAATCGATAATTCCCGTGCCTCCCCCATGACCCTACGAGGCCTTTTATAATTATACTTTTGCTTTTCCTCATCACTCATGATATTATAACACGCCATCAACCAACCGCCCTTTCCACTCCAAAAGACGACAGTTAAGATCGTAAAAAAGATCACAAAGATATATTCGACTCGCATTATCTTGTCCACTCCTCTATTTTTGCTGGCTCTATTATACTATCACCAATCGATTTTTTAAATATAGCATTTATAAGAATGGGCGTTATCCGAATCGATAAAAAGAGGGATTGGTAATTTTTATAAAATTTTGATCAAAAAATTTTATTCAGACGTTCACGCTTTGTTACATTATTTTTCACAATTGTATTTTATAATAAAGCCAGCAAGTAAAATACAACACATAAAGGAGATCATTAACCTGTGAGCAAAATCCAAAAAAGTCCTAGGGTGCTGGTCTGTGTCACCGACCAGTATTCCTGCGAGCGGCTCATCAAAGCTGGCAAGCAGTTGTCCGACTCCATGGGTCTTCCCCTACAAGTGCTTAGCGTGCAGCCCGCAAGCAGCAGCGTCCAGGAACGAGGAAAAGCTCTGGATTACCTCTATCGTCTTGCCGCCAGGTACGACGCGTCCATGACTATTTATTATCATAACGACAGCGCCCTTATGACGGCGGGACATATTAAAAAATACCGAGTCCGCCAAGTTGTGACCGGCATGCCCGGCCAGGTGGGAAGCGGTTTTGTGGAAGTGCTGCACACCCTTTGCCCGGAGGTGCCCATTACTCTTATCTCTCAAAATGGCGAGCAGTTCCATATTACGCCGGCGCCGGAAGAGGCTGCTGCTGTTCAGTTCGCCATGGCTTAAAGACTGCATTGCCCGGCTCAAACGGTGACAAGATCGAAAAGAAGTCGGTGTCCACGTGCAGAACAATAGGAAAATGTGAAATCGAAAGTCTGTTGGATCCTAAGGGGTCCGGCAGACTTTTTTATGCGGAAAGAGAGTTTGATTTAAAATCGGATTTGTATTCGAAAACAAATGCAAATG
This genomic window contains:
- a CDS encoding DUF3784 domain-containing protein, with translation MRVEYIFVIFFTILTVVFWSGKGGWLMACYNIMSDEEKQKYNYKRPRRVMGEARELSIWFSSSSV
- a CDS encoding GNAT family N-acetyltransferase, translated to MENVLEARWIRPGGQVDDALAIRFEVFCDEQGYGRDEEVDSLDACSWHVVLYDKEGIPSATGRVIDEGNGIFSIGRVCVAKRLRGMQAGRKLMELLMDKCWDLGAGSIQLSAQVRAQGFYERLGFVAGGAVYMDGHVPHIHMTRARPMADSRPERG